From a single Strix uralensis isolate ZFMK-TIS-50842 chromosome 25, bStrUra1, whole genome shotgun sequence genomic region:
- the C25H1orf232 gene encoding uncharacterized protein C1orf232 homolog, with the protein MTQGFWRIYKAKVLQTLGGARADGALQEEGEPPELMETAETPTLMEEGPSPVSQLARKVQGVGARGWRTLSSLFTREDEHQLLSPEPCADHPLAAEPPEPPPSEKAPGFWDLFATKWQQASGPDKGVPPPEPGESPGEPPGDDGSDLREPEEGAFHWGFLASKVAEIRNKNAPKGN; encoded by the exons ATGACCCAGGGCTTCTGGCGGATCTACAAGGCCAAAGTGCTGCAGACcctggggggggcgcgggcggaCGGGGCGCTGCAGGAGGAG GGAGAGCCCCCCGAGCTGATGGAGACGGCCGAGACCCCCACGCTGATGGAGGAAGGGCCCAGCCCCGTGTCCCAGCTGGCAAGGAAG GTGCAGGGGGTGGGTGCCCGGGGCTGGCGGACGCTTTCATCCCTCTTCACCCGTGAGGACGAGCACCAGCTGCTCAGCCCGGAGCCCTGCGCAGACCA cCCACTGGCCGCTGAGCCGCCCGAGCCGCCCCCCTCTGAGAAGGCGCCCGGCTTTTGGGATCTCTTTGCTACCAAGTGGCAGCAGGCGTCGGGGCCAGACAAAGGGGTGCCCCCCCCGGAGCCAGGCGAGAGCCCCGGGGAGCCGCCGGGTGACGATGGCAGCGACCTGAGGGAGCCAGAGGAAGGGGCCTTCCACTGGGGCTTCCTGGCCAGCAAAGTGGCCGAAATCCGGAATAAAAATGCCCCCAAGGGCAACTAG
- the FAM110D gene encoding protein FAM110D isoform X2 gives MVPLGSPPLAICASSNLRLMAPGRGSPLAWLNRGPECPREPGAGGGRTPSAVERLEADKAKYVKSQQVINSRQEPALRGCSPRLSPRGRRLLACQQCNELCQGSELNREGPRKLPCPQSPVSRRTGGRRLLRPDSLIIYRQKRDCPGGDKENAKGSGLVRRLFQGPLRDKPPSSPTARGLGEGPPASQSPETPMLWVPAEKEEARTPDASSGGGSGGIFPLPGGPMAQPPEPPSKQALALRVSLPLSEQERFFNYCGLDRALVELLGRERFGPAGWDNASARLPGSCESEPGQASGGSEGDAGPGDEEPDARLGSAVSVVERNARVIKWLYGCQRAWAAAKESTV, from the coding sequence ATGGTGCCCCTGGGCAGCCCCCCTCTTGCCATCTGTGCCTCTAGCAACCTGCGCCTCATGGCGCCTGGCCGCGGCTCCCCCCTGGCCTGGCTGAACCGGGGCCCCGAGTGCCCGCGGGAGCCGGGGGCTGGTGGGGGCCGGACACCCAGCGCCGTGGAGCGGCTGGAGGCCGACAAGGCCAAATACGTCAAATCCCAACAGGTCATCAACAGCCGGCAGGAACCGGCGCTGCGAGGCTGCTCGCCCCGGCTCTCCCCCCGCGGCCGGCGCCTCCTCGCCTGCCAGCAGTGTAACGAGTTGTGTCAGGGCTCGGAGCTGAACCGGGAGGGTCCCAGGAAGCTGCCGTGTCCCCAGTCCCCCGTGTCACGCCGGACTGGTGGCAGGCGCCTGCTGAGACCCGACTCCCTCATCATTTACCGGCAGAAACGGGACTGCCCGGGCGGGGATAAGGAGAACGCCAAGGGCTCAGGGCTGGTGCGACGCCTCTTCCAGGGACCCCTCAGAGAcaaaccccccagctcccccacgGCCAGGGGGCTGGGTGAGGGGCCACCGGCCTCCCAGAGCCCCGAGACCCCCATGCTGTGGGTGCCTGCGGAGAAGGAGGAGGCGAGGACGCCGGATGCCAGCAGCGGCGGTGGCAGTGGTGGCATCTTCCCTCTGCCTGGCGGCCCCATGGCGcagccccccgagccccccagcaAGCAGGCGCTGGCTCTGCGCGTCTCCCTGCCGCTCTCGGAGCAGGAGCGGTTCTTCAACTACTGCGGGCTGGACCGggcactggtggagctgctggggcgGGAGCGGTTCGGGCCGGCGGGCTGGGATAACGCCTCGGCTCGGCTCCCCGGCTCCTGCGAGTCAGAGCCCGGGCAGGCCTCGGGGGGCAGCGAGGGGGATGCGGGGCCGGGCGACGAGGAGCCAGATGCCCGGTTGGGCTCCGCCGTCTCGGTGGTGGAGCGCAACGCCCGCGTCATCAAGTGGCTCTACGGCTGCCAAAGAGCCTGGGCGGCCGCCAAGGAGTCCACTGTCTGA